One Phalacrocorax aristotelis chromosome 11, bGulAri2.1, whole genome shotgun sequence DNA segment encodes these proteins:
- the LOC142063141 gene encoding V-set and immunoglobulin domain-containing protein 4-like isoform X1 has translation MGMLVRAAVLLSPLLFCNAFLNLTGPSELEGVWKGSTILPCAYVPVKDLVQQTLTWTVVHDQSSGTIFRRDDSGDHVLLSEYRGRVSVLKDAPGNVSLHILNLEISDRGTYTCQVTWKASNNTLIAKEITTKVDVVKVAATKPVIRASEPGLTFAPGARTSLTCVASGSPPISYRWFRSGPGGEALLLSSQAKLAWDSLQPSDTGTYFCEAENRVGARAVQQSDAVELTVRESPVTRQPSPEAGRPQPTPRGDVPQRVPTGTQGTRLSLPLVILIAVVCSAVVFLLVFIIICIRKPKEVQVYEVKDHNLRAAASSRCESAGHYEEPICSTENNYVMEHMVNKRSQEISTEKNEYDCVGNTQESVYEVGDTA, from the exons ATGGGAATGCTGGtgagagcagctgtgcttctaAGTCCCCTTCTCTTCTGCAATG cttttcTGAACCTGACTGGCCCCAGTGAGCTTGAAGGTGTGTGGAAGGGATCTACCATCCTGCCATGTGCCTACGTGCCTGTGAAGGACCTGGTGCAGCAAACGCTCACGTGGACTGTGGTACACGACCAGAGCTCTGGCACCATCTTTCGGAGGGATGATTCTGGTGACCACGTTCTCCTGTCTGAGTACAGGGGCAGGGTCAGTGTCCTGAAGGACGCCCCAGGGAATGTGTCTCTCCACATCCTCAACCTGGAGATCTCTGACAGGGGAACCTACACTTGCCAGGTCACCTGGAAAGCCAGCAACAACACGCTGATAGCAAAAGAGATCACCACTAAAGTGGACGTTGTCAAAG TTGCAGCGACCAAGCCCGTCATCAGGGCCAGCGAGCCGGGGCTGACTTTCGCGCCAGGAGCCAGGACCAGCCTGACGTGCGTGGCCAGCGGGTCCCCCCCCATCAGCTACCGCTGGTTCAGGAGCGGCCCAGGGGGCGAAGCCCTGCTCCTGAGCAGCCAGGCCAAGCTGGCGTGGGACAGCCTGCAGCCCTCCGACACTGGCACGTACTTCTGTGAGGCAGAAAACAGGGTTGGGGCCAGGGCTGTGCAGCAGAGCGACGCCGTCGAGCTGACGGTGAGAG AGAGCCCGGTCACACGGCAGCCCAGCCCCGAGGCCGGCaggccccagcccaccccccGAGGCGATGTGCCCCAGCGAGTGCCCACAG GTACCCAGGGGACTcgcctgtccctgcccctggTCATCCTGATTGCTGTGGtttgcagtgctgtggttttCCTTCTTGTCTTTATTATCATTTGCATTAGAAAGCCCAAAGAAG ttcaaGTCTATGAAGTAAAAGA cCATAACTTGAGAGCAGCAGCTTCTTCAAGATGTGAAAGTGCAGGTCATTACGAGGAACCCATTTGCTCCACCGAAAACAACTATGTGATGGAGCACATGGTAAACAAAAGATCTCAAGAAATAAGTACAGAAAAGAATGAATATGACTGTGTTGGAAACACACAGGAATCTGTATATGAAGTAGGCGATACTGCATGA
- the LOC142063141 gene encoding V-set and immunoglobulin domain-containing protein 4-like isoform X4 produces MGMLVRAAVLLSPLLFCNAFLNLTGPSELEGVWKGSTILPCAYVPVKDLVQQTLTWTVVHDQSSGTIFRRDDSGDHVLLSEYRGRVSVLKDAPGNVSLHILNLEISDRGTYTCQVTWKASNNTLIAKEITTKVDVVKVAATKPVIRASEPGLTFAPGARTSLTCVASGSPPISYRWFRSGPGGEALLLSSQAKLAWDSLQPSDTGTYFCEAENRVGARAVQQSDAVELTVRESPVTRQPSPEAGRPQPTPRGDVPQRVPTVQVYEVKDHNLRAAASSRCESAGHYEEPICSTENNYVMEHMVNKRSQEISTEKNEYDCVGNTQESVYEVGDTA; encoded by the exons ATGGGAATGCTGGtgagagcagctgtgcttctaAGTCCCCTTCTCTTCTGCAATG cttttcTGAACCTGACTGGCCCCAGTGAGCTTGAAGGTGTGTGGAAGGGATCTACCATCCTGCCATGTGCCTACGTGCCTGTGAAGGACCTGGTGCAGCAAACGCTCACGTGGACTGTGGTACACGACCAGAGCTCTGGCACCATCTTTCGGAGGGATGATTCTGGTGACCACGTTCTCCTGTCTGAGTACAGGGGCAGGGTCAGTGTCCTGAAGGACGCCCCAGGGAATGTGTCTCTCCACATCCTCAACCTGGAGATCTCTGACAGGGGAACCTACACTTGCCAGGTCACCTGGAAAGCCAGCAACAACACGCTGATAGCAAAAGAGATCACCACTAAAGTGGACGTTGTCAAAG TTGCAGCGACCAAGCCCGTCATCAGGGCCAGCGAGCCGGGGCTGACTTTCGCGCCAGGAGCCAGGACCAGCCTGACGTGCGTGGCCAGCGGGTCCCCCCCCATCAGCTACCGCTGGTTCAGGAGCGGCCCAGGGGGCGAAGCCCTGCTCCTGAGCAGCCAGGCCAAGCTGGCGTGGGACAGCCTGCAGCCCTCCGACACTGGCACGTACTTCTGTGAGGCAGAAAACAGGGTTGGGGCCAGGGCTGTGCAGCAGAGCGACGCCGTCGAGCTGACGGTGAGAG AGAGCCCGGTCACACGGCAGCCCAGCCCCGAGGCCGGCaggccccagcccaccccccGAGGCGATGTGCCCCAGCGAGTGCCCACAG ttcaaGTCTATGAAGTAAAAGA cCATAACTTGAGAGCAGCAGCTTCTTCAAGATGTGAAAGTGCAGGTCATTACGAGGAACCCATTTGCTCCACCGAAAACAACTATGTGATGGAGCACATGGTAAACAAAAGATCTCAAGAAATAAGTACAGAAAAGAATGAATATGACTGTGTTGGAAACACACAGGAATCTGTATATGAAGTAGGCGATACTGCATGA
- the LOC142063141 gene encoding V-set and immunoglobulin domain-containing protein 4-like isoform X2, with protein MGMLVRAAVLLSPLLFCNAFLNLTGPSELEGVWKGSTILPCAYVPVKDLVQQTLTWTVVHDQSSGTIFRRDDSGDHVLLSEYRGRVTWKASNNTLIAKEITTKVDVVKVAATKPVIRASEPGLTFAPGARTSLTCVASGSPPISYRWFRSGPGGEALLLSSQAKLAWDSLQPSDTGTYFCEAENRVGARAVQQSDAVELTVRESPVTRQPSPEAGRPQPTPRGDVPQRVPTGTQGTRLSLPLVILIAVVCSAVVFLLVFIIICIRKPKEVQVYEVKDHNLRAAASSRCESAGHYEEPICSTENNYVMEHMVNKRSQEISTEKNEYDCVGNTQESVYEVGDTA; from the exons ATGGGAATGCTGGtgagagcagctgtgcttctaAGTCCCCTTCTCTTCTGCAATG cttttcTGAACCTGACTGGCCCCAGTGAGCTTGAAGGTGTGTGGAAGGGATCTACCATCCTGCCATGTGCCTACGTGCCTGTGAAGGACCTGGTGCAGCAAACGCTCACGTGGACTGTGGTACACGACCAGAGCTCTGGCACCATCTTTCGGAGGGATGATTCTGGTGACCACGTTCTCCTGTCTGAGTACAGGGGCAGG GTCACCTGGAAAGCCAGCAACAACACGCTGATAGCAAAAGAGATCACCACTAAAGTGGACGTTGTCAAAG TTGCAGCGACCAAGCCCGTCATCAGGGCCAGCGAGCCGGGGCTGACTTTCGCGCCAGGAGCCAGGACCAGCCTGACGTGCGTGGCCAGCGGGTCCCCCCCCATCAGCTACCGCTGGTTCAGGAGCGGCCCAGGGGGCGAAGCCCTGCTCCTGAGCAGCCAGGCCAAGCTGGCGTGGGACAGCCTGCAGCCCTCCGACACTGGCACGTACTTCTGTGAGGCAGAAAACAGGGTTGGGGCCAGGGCTGTGCAGCAGAGCGACGCCGTCGAGCTGACGGTGAGAG AGAGCCCGGTCACACGGCAGCCCAGCCCCGAGGCCGGCaggccccagcccaccccccGAGGCGATGTGCCCCAGCGAGTGCCCACAG GTACCCAGGGGACTcgcctgtccctgcccctggTCATCCTGATTGCTGTGGtttgcagtgctgtggttttCCTTCTTGTCTTTATTATCATTTGCATTAGAAAGCCCAAAGAAG ttcaaGTCTATGAAGTAAAAGA cCATAACTTGAGAGCAGCAGCTTCTTCAAGATGTGAAAGTGCAGGTCATTACGAGGAACCCATTTGCTCCACCGAAAACAACTATGTGATGGAGCACATGGTAAACAAAAGATCTCAAGAAATAAGTACAGAAAAGAATGAATATGACTGTGTTGGAAACACACAGGAATCTGTATATGAAGTAGGCGATACTGCATGA
- the LOC142063141 gene encoding V-set and immunoglobulin domain-containing protein 4-like isoform X3, with amino-acid sequence MGMLVRAAVLLSPLLFCNAFLNLTGPSELEGVWKGSTILPCAYVPVKDLVQQTLTWTVVHDQSSGTIFRRDDSGDHVLLSEYRGRVSVLKDAPGNVSLHILNLEISDRGTYTCQVTWKASNNTLIAKEITTKVDVVKVAATKPVIRASEPGLTFAPGARTSLTCVASGSPPISYRWFRSGPGGEALLLSSQAKLAWDSLQPSDTGTYFCEAENRVGARAVQQSDAVELTVRGTQGTRLSLPLVILIAVVCSAVVFLLVFIIICIRKPKEVQVYEVKDHNLRAAASSRCESAGHYEEPICSTENNYVMEHMVNKRSQEISTEKNEYDCVGNTQESVYEVGDTA; translated from the exons ATGGGAATGCTGGtgagagcagctgtgcttctaAGTCCCCTTCTCTTCTGCAATG cttttcTGAACCTGACTGGCCCCAGTGAGCTTGAAGGTGTGTGGAAGGGATCTACCATCCTGCCATGTGCCTACGTGCCTGTGAAGGACCTGGTGCAGCAAACGCTCACGTGGACTGTGGTACACGACCAGAGCTCTGGCACCATCTTTCGGAGGGATGATTCTGGTGACCACGTTCTCCTGTCTGAGTACAGGGGCAGGGTCAGTGTCCTGAAGGACGCCCCAGGGAATGTGTCTCTCCACATCCTCAACCTGGAGATCTCTGACAGGGGAACCTACACTTGCCAGGTCACCTGGAAAGCCAGCAACAACACGCTGATAGCAAAAGAGATCACCACTAAAGTGGACGTTGTCAAAG TTGCAGCGACCAAGCCCGTCATCAGGGCCAGCGAGCCGGGGCTGACTTTCGCGCCAGGAGCCAGGACCAGCCTGACGTGCGTGGCCAGCGGGTCCCCCCCCATCAGCTACCGCTGGTTCAGGAGCGGCCCAGGGGGCGAAGCCCTGCTCCTGAGCAGCCAGGCCAAGCTGGCGTGGGACAGCCTGCAGCCCTCCGACACTGGCACGTACTTCTGTGAGGCAGAAAACAGGGTTGGGGCCAGGGCTGTGCAGCAGAGCGACGCCGTCGAGCTGACGGTGAGAG GTACCCAGGGGACTcgcctgtccctgcccctggTCATCCTGATTGCTGTGGtttgcagtgctgtggttttCCTTCTTGTCTTTATTATCATTTGCATTAGAAAGCCCAAAGAAG ttcaaGTCTATGAAGTAAAAGA cCATAACTTGAGAGCAGCAGCTTCTTCAAGATGTGAAAGTGCAGGTCATTACGAGGAACCCATTTGCTCCACCGAAAACAACTATGTGATGGAGCACATGGTAAACAAAAGATCTCAAGAAATAAGTACAGAAAAGAATGAATATGACTGTGTTGGAAACACACAGGAATCTGTATATGAAGTAGGCGATACTGCATGA
- the LOC142063140 gene encoding V-set and immunoglobulin domain-containing protein 4-like isoform X3 encodes MGEVVRTVVFMMALISCNALLDLSGVHEVKGTWMGSTTLPCTYRPSDDFTQETLIWSMERDDSTSTVFRRDNSGDHILLSKFRDRVSVPKHSPGDASLLIKKLEIPDSGHYTCQVIWRSKNNSLIKKEVTTTVKVVKVAATKPVIRASEPGLTFAPGARTSLTCVASGSPPISYRWFRSGPGGEALLLSSQAKLAWDSLQPSDTGTYFCEAENRVGARAVQQSDAVELTVRGPPQAAPPPHLYALPAALGVAALGALAAALLRRRRRKAVDLLNNVCFFSHSTADDTRLEADVEVPDSCLLKETNSKTETPSDSFPMQDNGYDNIRITKNPDYENLVNAMESEY; translated from the exons ATGGGAGAAGTTGTGCGGACAGTGGTGTTCATGATGGCTCTCATCAGCTGCAATG ccctcctggATCTGTCTGGTGTCCACGAGGTCAAGGGCACGTGGATGGGATCCACCACTTTACCATGTACCTACAGGCCCTCAGATGATTTCACACAGGAAACGCTTATCTGGAGCATGGAGCGAGACGACAGCACCTCCACTGTCTTTCGGAGGGATAATTCTGGTGACCACATCTTGTTGTCTAAGTTCCGAGATCGGGTCAGTGTCCCGAAGCACAGCCCAGGGGATGCCTCGCTCCTGATCAAGAAGCTTGAAATCCCCGACAGCGGACACTACACCTGTCAAGTCATCTGGAGGTCTAAAAATAACAGCCTGATAAAAAAGGAGGTGACCACTACGGTTAAAGTTGTCAAAG TTGCAGCGACCAAGCCCGTCATCAGGGCCAGCGAGCCGGGGCTGACTTTCGCGCCAGGAGCCAGGACCAGCCTGACGTGCGTGGCCAGCGGGTCCCCCCCCATCAGCTACCGCTGGTTCAGGAGCGGCCCAGGGGGCGAAGCCCTGCTCCTGAGCAGCCAGGCCAAGCTGGCGTGGGACAGCCTGCAGCCCTCCGACACTGGCACGTACTTCTGTGAGGCAGAAAACAGGGTTGGGGCCAGGGCTGTGCAGCAGAGCGACGCCGTCGAGCTGACGGTGAGAG GTCCCCCTCaggccgcgccgcccccgcacCTCTACGCGCTGCCGGCCGCGCTGGGGGTCGCAGCGCTGGGGGCGCTGGCGGCCGCGCTGctccgccggcggcggcgcAAGGCGG TCGACCTTCTCAATAACGTCTGTTTTTTCAGCCATAGCACTGCAGATGACACAAGATTGGAGGCTGATGTGGAAGTCCCTGATAGCTGCCTACTCAAGGAGACAAATTCTAAGACTGAAACACCCAGTGACAGTTTCCCCATGCAAGACAACGGCTATGACAACATACGCATCACGAAAAATCCTGATTATGAGAATCTTGTGAATGCAATGGAATCAgaatattaa
- the LOC142063140 gene encoding V-set and immunoglobulin domain-containing protein 4-like isoform X2: MGEVVRTVVFMMALISCNALLDLSGVHEVKGTWMGSTTLPCTYRPSDDFTQETLIWSMERDDSTSTVFRRDNSGDHILLSKFRDRVSVPKHSPGDASLLIKKLEIPDSGHYTCQVIWRSKNNSLIKKEVTTTVKVVKVAATKPVIRASEPGLTFAPGARTSLTCVASGSPPISYRWFRSGPGGEALLLSSQAKLAWDSLQPSDTGTYFCEAENRVGARAVQQSDAVELTVRESPVTRQPSPEAGRPQPTPRGDVPQRVPTGPPQAAPPPHLYALPAALGVAALGALAAALLRRRRRKAEPLYEVAFHSTADDTRLEADVEVPDSCLLKETNSKTETPSDSFPMQDNGYDNIRITKNPDYENLVNAMESEY; encoded by the exons ATGGGAGAAGTTGTGCGGACAGTGGTGTTCATGATGGCTCTCATCAGCTGCAATG ccctcctggATCTGTCTGGTGTCCACGAGGTCAAGGGCACGTGGATGGGATCCACCACTTTACCATGTACCTACAGGCCCTCAGATGATTTCACACAGGAAACGCTTATCTGGAGCATGGAGCGAGACGACAGCACCTCCACTGTCTTTCGGAGGGATAATTCTGGTGACCACATCTTGTTGTCTAAGTTCCGAGATCGGGTCAGTGTCCCGAAGCACAGCCCAGGGGATGCCTCGCTCCTGATCAAGAAGCTTGAAATCCCCGACAGCGGACACTACACCTGTCAAGTCATCTGGAGGTCTAAAAATAACAGCCTGATAAAAAAGGAGGTGACCACTACGGTTAAAGTTGTCAAAG TTGCAGCGACCAAGCCCGTCATCAGGGCCAGCGAGCCGGGGCTGACTTTCGCGCCAGGAGCCAGGACCAGCCTGACGTGCGTGGCCAGCGGGTCCCCCCCCATCAGCTACCGCTGGTTCAGGAGCGGCCCAGGGGGCGAAGCCCTGCTCCTGAGCAGCCAGGCCAAGCTGGCGTGGGACAGCCTGCAGCCCTCCGACACTGGCACGTACTTCTGTGAGGCAGAAAACAGGGTTGGGGCCAGGGCTGTGCAGCAGAGCGACGCCGTCGAGCTGACGGTGAGAG AGAGCCCGGTCACACGGCAGCCCAGCCCCGAGGCCGGCaggccccagcccaccccccGAGGCGATGTGCCCCAGCGAGTGCCCACAG GTCCCCCTCaggccgcgccgcccccgcacCTCTACGCGCTGCCGGCCGCGCTGGGGGTCGCAGCGCTGGGGGCGCTGGCGGCCGCGCTGctccgccggcggcggcgcAAGGCGG aacctCTCTATGAAGTTGCTTT CCATAGCACTGCAGATGACACAAGATTGGAGGCTGATGTGGAAGTCCCTGATAGCTGCCTACTCAAGGAGACAAATTCTAAGACTGAAACACCCAGTGACAGTTTCCCCATGCAAGACAACGGCTATGACAACATACGCATCACGAAAAATCCTGATTATGAGAATCTTGTGAATGCAATGGAATCAgaatattaa
- the LOC142063140 gene encoding V-set and immunoglobulin domain-containing protein 4-like isoform X4 has product MGEVVRTVVFMMALISCNALLDLSGVHEVKGTWMGSTTLPCTYRPSDDFTQETLIWSMERDDSTSTVFRRDNSGDHILLSKFRDRVSVPKHSPGDASLLIKKLEIPDSGHYTCQVIWRSKNNSLIKKEVTTTVKVVKVAATKPVIRASEPGLTFAPGARTSLTCVASGSPPISYRWFRSGPGGEALLLSSQAKLAWDSLQPSDTGTYFCEAENRVGARAVQQSDAVELTVRESPVTRQPSPEAGRPQPTPRGDVPQRVPTAIALQMTQDWRLMWKSLIAAYSRRQILRLKHPVTVSPCKTTAMTTYASRKILIMRIL; this is encoded by the exons ATGGGAGAAGTTGTGCGGACAGTGGTGTTCATGATGGCTCTCATCAGCTGCAATG ccctcctggATCTGTCTGGTGTCCACGAGGTCAAGGGCACGTGGATGGGATCCACCACTTTACCATGTACCTACAGGCCCTCAGATGATTTCACACAGGAAACGCTTATCTGGAGCATGGAGCGAGACGACAGCACCTCCACTGTCTTTCGGAGGGATAATTCTGGTGACCACATCTTGTTGTCTAAGTTCCGAGATCGGGTCAGTGTCCCGAAGCACAGCCCAGGGGATGCCTCGCTCCTGATCAAGAAGCTTGAAATCCCCGACAGCGGACACTACACCTGTCAAGTCATCTGGAGGTCTAAAAATAACAGCCTGATAAAAAAGGAGGTGACCACTACGGTTAAAGTTGTCAAAG TTGCAGCGACCAAGCCCGTCATCAGGGCCAGCGAGCCGGGGCTGACTTTCGCGCCAGGAGCCAGGACCAGCCTGACGTGCGTGGCCAGCGGGTCCCCCCCCATCAGCTACCGCTGGTTCAGGAGCGGCCCAGGGGGCGAAGCCCTGCTCCTGAGCAGCCAGGCCAAGCTGGCGTGGGACAGCCTGCAGCCCTCCGACACTGGCACGTACTTCTGTGAGGCAGAAAACAGGGTTGGGGCCAGGGCTGTGCAGCAGAGCGACGCCGTCGAGCTGACGGTGAGAG AGAGCCCGGTCACACGGCAGCCCAGCCCCGAGGCCGGCaggccccagcccaccccccGAGGCGATGTGCCCCAGCGAGTGCCCACAG CCATAGCACTGCAGATGACACAAGATTGGAGGCTGATGTGGAAGTCCCTGATAGCTGCCTACTCAAGGAGACAAATTCTAAGACTGAAACACCCAGTGACAGTTTCCCCATGCAAGACAACGGCTATGACAACATACGCATCACGAAAAATCCTGATTATGAGAATCTTGTGA
- the LOC142063140 gene encoding V-set and immunoglobulin domain-containing protein 4-like isoform X1 — MGEVVRTVVFMMALISCNALLDLSGVHEVKGTWMGSTTLPCTYRPSDDFTQETLIWSMERDDSTSTVFRRDNSGDHILLSKFRDRVSVPKHSPGDASLLIKKLEIPDSGHYTCQVIWRSKNNSLIKKEVTTTVKVVKVAATKPVIRASEPGLTFAPGARTSLTCVASGSPPISYRWFRSGPGGEALLLSSQAKLAWDSLQPSDTGTYFCEAENRVGARAVQQSDAVELTVRESPVTRQPSPEAGRPQPTPRGDVPQRVPTGPPQAAPPPHLYALPAALGVAALGALAAALLRRRRRKAVDLLNNVCFFSHSTADDTRLEADVEVPDSCLLKETNSKTETPSDSFPMQDNGYDNIRITKNPDYENLVNAMESEY, encoded by the exons ATGGGAGAAGTTGTGCGGACAGTGGTGTTCATGATGGCTCTCATCAGCTGCAATG ccctcctggATCTGTCTGGTGTCCACGAGGTCAAGGGCACGTGGATGGGATCCACCACTTTACCATGTACCTACAGGCCCTCAGATGATTTCACACAGGAAACGCTTATCTGGAGCATGGAGCGAGACGACAGCACCTCCACTGTCTTTCGGAGGGATAATTCTGGTGACCACATCTTGTTGTCTAAGTTCCGAGATCGGGTCAGTGTCCCGAAGCACAGCCCAGGGGATGCCTCGCTCCTGATCAAGAAGCTTGAAATCCCCGACAGCGGACACTACACCTGTCAAGTCATCTGGAGGTCTAAAAATAACAGCCTGATAAAAAAGGAGGTGACCACTACGGTTAAAGTTGTCAAAG TTGCAGCGACCAAGCCCGTCATCAGGGCCAGCGAGCCGGGGCTGACTTTCGCGCCAGGAGCCAGGACCAGCCTGACGTGCGTGGCCAGCGGGTCCCCCCCCATCAGCTACCGCTGGTTCAGGAGCGGCCCAGGGGGCGAAGCCCTGCTCCTGAGCAGCCAGGCCAAGCTGGCGTGGGACAGCCTGCAGCCCTCCGACACTGGCACGTACTTCTGTGAGGCAGAAAACAGGGTTGGGGCCAGGGCTGTGCAGCAGAGCGACGCCGTCGAGCTGACGGTGAGAG AGAGCCCGGTCACACGGCAGCCCAGCCCCGAGGCCGGCaggccccagcccaccccccGAGGCGATGTGCCCCAGCGAGTGCCCACAG GTCCCCCTCaggccgcgccgcccccgcacCTCTACGCGCTGCCGGCCGCGCTGGGGGTCGCAGCGCTGGGGGCGCTGGCGGCCGCGCTGctccgccggcggcggcgcAAGGCGG TCGACCTTCTCAATAACGTCTGTTTTTTCAGCCATAGCACTGCAGATGACACAAGATTGGAGGCTGATGTGGAAGTCCCTGATAGCTGCCTACTCAAGGAGACAAATTCTAAGACTGAAACACCCAGTGACAGTTTCCCCATGCAAGACAACGGCTATGACAACATACGCATCACGAAAAATCCTGATTATGAGAATCTTGTGAATGCAATGGAATCAgaatattaa